One genomic window of Quercus lobata isolate SW786 chromosome 9, ValleyOak3.0 Primary Assembly, whole genome shotgun sequence includes the following:
- the LOC115960504 gene encoding ATPase family AAA domain-containing protein 1-B, with product MGGSSETKFLQELVLYAASAALSCLVLFAGLRHLDPNREASKKALEHKKEISKRLGRPLIQTNPYEDVIACDVINPDHIDVEFDSIGGLEAIKEALYELVILPLRRPELFSYGKLLGPQKGVLLFGPPGTGKTMLAKAIAKESGAVFINVRISNLMSKWFGDAQKLVAAVFSLAYKLQPAIIFIDEVDSFLGQRRNTDHEALTNMKTEFMALWDGFTTDQNARVMVLAATNRPSELDEAILRRLPQAFEIGIPDCRERAEILKVILRGERVEDDIDYVHIASLCEGYTGSDLLELCKKAAYFPIRDLLDQEKSGKKSSPPRPLSESDLERVIATSKKTKVAANEYTGLSSQSPGWSRNSESGDYPVQAAISELSKLVVSQILNIQSDAQEP from the exons ATGGGTGGGTCatcggagacgaagttcttgcaaGAACTGGTGCTTTACGCGGCGAGCGCCGCCCTGAGTTGCTTGGTGTTGTTCGCGGGGCTCCGACACCTCGACCCGAACCGGGAAGCTTCCAAGAAGGCGCTCGAGCACAAGAAGGAGATCTCTAAACGCTTGGGTCGGCCTCTCATCCAGACCAACCCTTACGAG GATGTCATAGCATGTGATGTTATAAATCCTGACCACATTGATGTTGAATTTGACTCTATTGGGGGACTGGAGGCCATCAAGGAAGCATTATATGAACTGGTGATACTTCCCCTAAGGAGACCTGAGCTTTTTTCCTATGGGAAGCTTCTAGGTCCCCAGAAAGGGGTCTTGTTGTTCGGACCTCCAGGTACTGGAAAGACCATGCTTGCCAAAGCTATTGCAAAAGAATCTGGAGCTGTTTTCATCAACGTCAGGATATCAAATCTGATGAGCAAATGGTTTGGTGATGCACAAAAGCTTG TGGCTGCTGTATTCAGCTTGGCTTATAAACTCCAGCCAGCTATCATATTTATTGATGAGGTTGATAGTTTCTTGGGTCAGCGCCGTAATACAGATCATGAAGCATTAACAAATATGAAGACTGAGTTCATGGCTTTATGGGATGGATTCACTACTGATC AGAATGCACGAGTGATGGTTCTTGCTGCTACTAATCGCCCATCAGAACTTGATGAAGCAATACTCCGGCGTCTTCCTCAAGCATTTGAGATTGGGATACCAGACTGCAGGGAGAGAGCTGAGATACTGAAGGTGATTCTGAGGGGTGAGAGAGTTGAAGACGACATTGACTATGTCCACATAGCTAGCTTGTGTGAAGGTTACACAGGTTCAGATCTTCTTGAACTATGCAAGAAAGCAGCCTATTTCCCTATTAGGGACCTACTAGATCAAGAGAAGAGTGGGAAAAAATCTTCT CCACCAAGGCCATTGTCAGAATCAGATTTGGAGAGAGTTATTGCTACATCAAAAAAGACAAAGGTAGCTGCTAATGAATACACTGGATTGAGCTCACAATCACCAGGGTGGTCGAGGAATTCAGAATCAGGTGATTATCCTGTTCAAGCTGCAATAAGTGAGCTCTCTAAGCTTGTGGTTTCCCAAATCTTGAATATTCAATCAGATGCCCAGGAACCTTGA
- the LOC115959344 gene encoding AAA-ATPase At2g46620-like produces the protein MFLVLLFVTISFLLLVLRLLYKTSVIHIFVKGLRSLGDKFHAYQSYKIPQHNEHYQENQLYHKISIYLNSLLATIDDDSDFTNLFSGSSKSNDISLHFDDNQIVHDKFFSARVSWTNEESEKEGCTSRSFVLRIRKNDKRRVLRQYLQHILSVADEVEQKKKEIKLYMNLEQGNRRWRSIPFTHPATFDTVVMDSDLKNKVKSDLEQFVKSKQYYHRLGRVWKRSYLLCGPAGTGKTSFVAAMARFLCYDVYDIDMSKVLDDSDLKTLLLQTTCKSLIVIEDFDKFFIGKSSTAVSLSGMLNFMDGIESCCGEERVMVFTMSGKEEVDQAVMRPGRIDVHVQFPLCDFSGFKNMASSYLGVKDHKLFPQLEEIFQSGASLSHAEIGEIMISNRNSPSRALKSVITALQSNIGGQRLSESSSGRSRSDEASEPAAGVFCRESVHTVREFRKLYGLLKMGSRRKESVDLSSAEKEGSQHGVQN, from the coding sequence ATGTTTTTGGTTCTCTTGTTCGTtaccatttcttttcttctactAGTTCTTAGACTCTTGTACAAAACATCCGTAATTCACATTTTCGTAAAAGGGTTACGATCCTTAGGGGACAAGTTTCACGCATACCAGTCCTACAAAATCCCACAACACAATGAACACTACCAAGAAAACCAGCTATACCACAAGATTTCAATTTACCTGAATTCGTTGCTTGCCACAATCGACGACGACTCTGATTTCACAAATTTGTTTTCGGGTTCTTCTAAATCCAATGACATCTCTCTCCACTTCGATGACAACCAAATCGTTCACGACAAATTTTTTAGCGCCCGAGTGTCGTGGACAAACGAGGAATCAGAAAAGGAAGGTTGTACTAGCAGGTCGTTTGTCCTAAGAATACGAAAAAACGACAAGAGAAGAGTTTTACGACAGTACTTACAGCATATTCTTTCGGTGGCGGACGAGGTGgagcagaagaagaaggagatcAAGCTGTACATGAATTTGGAACAAGGAAATAGACGGTGGAGATCAATTCCGTTCACTCATCCAGCTACCTTCGACACGGTGGTGATGGATTCTGATCTGAAAAACAAGGTTAAGTCCGATCTTGAACAGTTTGTAAAGTCCAAGCAGTACTATCACAGGTTAGGCCGTGTCTGGAAACGGAGTTATTTACTTTGCGGTCCGGCTGGTACAggaaaaactagttttgttgcaGCAATGGCGAGGTTTTTATGTTATGATGTGTATGATATTGATATGTCAAAGGTTCTGGACGACTCGGATTTGAAGACCCTTTTGTTGCAAACGACGTGCAAGTCACTTATTGTGATCGAAGATTTTGATAAATTCTTCATTGGAAAATCATCCACGGCGGTTAGCCTGTCCGGGATGTTGAATTTCATGGATGGCATCGAGTCGTGTTGTGGGGAAGAACGCGTTATGGTATTCACGATGAGCGGTAAGGAAGAGGTTGATCAAGCCGTGATGAGGCCAGGGAGGATTGATGTTCATGTGCAATTCCCATTGTGTGATTTTTCTGGTTTTAAGAACATGGCTAGTAGTTACTTGGGGGTGAAGGATCACAAGCTATTTCCACAATTGGAAGAGATTTTTCAAAGTGGGGCTAGTTTGAGTCATGCCGAAATTGGTGAGATTATGATCTCGAACCGGAATTCGCCGAGCCGGGCATTGAAATCGGTTATCACAGCTTTGCAGAGCAACATTGGTGGACAAAGATTGAGTGAGAGTAGTTCAGGTAGGTCTAGATCAGATGAGGCAAGTGAGCCAGCAGCAGGTGTGTTTTGTAGAGAAAGTGTTCATACAGTGAGGGAGTTTAGGAAATTGTATGGACTTTTGAAAATGGGGAGCAGAAGAAAAGAGTCAGTTGATTTGAGTTCAGCTGAGAAGGAAGGATCACAACATGGAGTTCAAAATTAA
- the LOC115960218 gene encoding vacuolar protein sorting-associated protein 26A, with product MNYLIGAFKPACNVSITFSDGKTRKQVPQKKENGQTVLVPLFQSQENIAGKISIEPFQGKKVDHNGVKVELLGQIEMYFDRGNFYDFTSLVRELDVPGDIYERKTYPFEFSTVEMPYETYNGVNVRLRYVLKVTISRGYAGSIVEYQDFVVRNYTPQPSINNSIKMEVGIEDCLHIEFEYNKSKYHLKDVIIGKIYFLLVRIKIKNMDLEIRRRESTGSGANTHVETETLAKFELMDGAPVRGESIPIRLFLSPYELTPTYRNINNKFSVKYYLNLVLVDEEDRRYFKQQEITIYRLQETSS from the exons ATG AATTACCTGATTGGTGCTTTCAAGCCAGCCTGCAACGTTTCAATCACATTTTCGGATGGAAAAACTCGCAAGCAG GTCCcgcaaaagaaggaaaatggtCAAACAGTTTTGGTCCCACTTTTCCAAAGTCAAGAAAACATTGCTGGGAAG ATTTCTATAGAACCATTTCAAGGGAAGAAGGTTGATCACAACGGTGTGAAAGTTGAGCTCCTTGGCCAGATAG AGATGTATTTCGATAGGGGAAACTTCTATGACTTCACTTCCCTTG TCCGTGAACTGGATGTACCAGGAGATATATATGAGAGGAAAACATATCCATTTGAATTTTCTACAGTTGAAATGCCATACGAGACATACAATGGGGTGAATGTGAGGCTAAG GTATGTCCTGAAAGTCACAATCAGTCGCGGTTATGCTGGTAGCATCGTGGAATACCAGGATTTTGTg GTTCGCAACTATACCCCACAACCATCAATTAACAACAGCATCAAG ATGGAAGTTGGAATTGAAGATTGCCTACACATCGAGTTTGAGTATAACAAAAGCAA GTATCATCTGAAAGATGTTATTATTGGTAAGATATATTTTCTTCTTGTAAGAATCAAGATAAAAAATATGGATCTGGAGATCAGGCGTCGAGAATCAACAGGATCGGGGGCCAATACCCATGTTGAGACAGAGACACTTGCTAAATTTGAGTTGATGGATGGCGCTCCAGTCAGAG GTGAATCAATTCCAATCAGACTGTTCCTTAGCCCTTACGAATTGACACCTACGTACCGAAACATCAATAATAAATTCAGTGTGAAGTATTATTTGAACCTTGTTCTAGTCGATGAAGAAGACCGACGGTATTTTAAGCAGCAGGAAATCACTATATATAGGCTTCAGGAAACTTCCTCCTGA